The Rattus rattus isolate New Zealand chromosome 16, Rrattus_CSIRO_v1, whole genome shotgun sequence genomic interval gtcctttctgctttgttttgttttttttagacaggatcttgttacgtagcccaggttggcctttaactctggatcctcttacctcagcatcctgggtgctgggattccaggtctGAGTCCCGGTGTGTGGGGCTCACTGCCCACTTCTCAGACCATTCGCTTGGACCAACCCTGTCCGTCCGTCTGACACTTTGGTTTGTGTTTGACACAGGATTTCTTGTAACTCAGGCGGGCTTAGAACGGGCAAAAAAGCTGAGCctgcatgaccttgaactcttgatcctcctgcctctacctctgagtaCGTACGTGTGTGCAACGCCACAGcagacttttttctcttttcctttctccacttccttcctctcctcctctttctgttttcttttctttttttatcttttcctttgtgttttctttttttttttttttcttttttcgggactggggaccgaacccaggaccttgcgcttcctaggtaagcgctctaccactgagccaaatccccaacccctcctttgtgttttcgagacagagtttcgctgtgctgtagctctggctgtcctggaactcactctgtagaccaggctggcctcaaactcagagatctgcctgcctctgcctcccaagagctgggattaaaagcctgcatcaccactgcccagctctttcttttttcttaatcacCTCCTTTTTGTTATTAAGTAAAACCGTTCAAATGttcactgtctctgtcctccaaGGCCCTTGTTCCCTCTAAGGGCCTCCAAGATTTAAGACAGCATCTGGCACACTGTAAGTAACTCCTGGGGAAAAACTCAGTGGCCCTGATTCAAGGCGTACAGTCCAGTGGAGAGCAATTATTTAGCATACAGAAGGCTCTAGATTCAATCTCCCCTACGTCTCGGTCTCTCACCTTGCTTTCGATTTATAGGGCCTGACTGGCCAGGCTTCTCCTGTGTCTTTGTGATTCAAATCCGGGCTCCGCCATTCTTAAGGACAGATAGTCGACAACATATCCATGACTTTGGGAACTATGGGTGGGCCTATTGGCAGAGACCTGTCATCCCAGACACTTGGCAGGAGGATAAGGCCAGAGAACTGTCatttcaaggcctgcctgggctatagagtaaatttgaggccagcctggtatatacTTCATTGGCAGAGTTCATtgtcctgaattcaatttccagcataaaaaaaaaaatagataaattatatgtgtgtgtgtgtgtgtgtgtgtgtgtgtgtgtgtgaattgtgctACAGATGCAGCTCAGTGACAGCCTTGAATGGTCAGTTAGGGCCTGGGAGTATAGTTCGGTGTCTGCCTAGAATCACCTAGTGAGAAGCTAGTgtagagctcagtggtggagctcTTGCCTAGAATCTCACAGGGGCTGAGGACAAGGCTTGGCTACTATCCTAGGACCCGCCAGTGACAGGCTGGCAACATGGCTCAGCCCCTGTACCTACACCTATGCCTGTGTACCCGTAtagttcaatacccagcatcaCATACAGAAAAGAAGTCCACCCTCGGGTCTTGCTTTGCATAAGCAGCTGGGATTCTAAATAACGTAGGATGGAACCTCTCCCAGGATCCCTGGGCACACAACAGCTTCTGCCTGGAGTGTCTGCGAGGATCCACACTGACCACTAGAGCCATATGTAGTCAGCTTTACCTAGCCGTACCAGGGTCCAGGCTTGCGCTGGACCAGCTGATCAGAGGATACAGTCATGACCACAGCAAACCTGTCCTCGCTGGAGGGGACCATGCTCTGGCAGGCCACCTGAATCTCACTGACGGTGTCATGGAGGTCAGCCAGGTCGCCAGTCAGAGCTCGCTGGTTCACTGTATGTAAGGAAAGAAGCAAGGTCTTATGGGGGCTGCATCTCCCAGCTCAGGGCGGCATGCATCTGCCTCCCTCACCCATGCACCCAGCCTACCTTTGGCAGCCAGGGGCACAGTGGGCAGGTCCTGGGCAAAGCCCAGGAGCTCAGGGAAGTGCTGGCTTAGTGATTtggcaaggatgtgcagaaaggTGGATTTCCCATCCACTGTCTTGGTGGAGTTTAGCTGCAAGGGATACCCAACACATAAGGTTCTCAAAGTTCCTCACCAAACTTCTGGTCACACGATACCAGCTTTTTCTGTATTCCCAGAATTCTTAGACATGATACTCTTTTCAAAttctctccccactctcctttCCTAGATcctggagctgggctggagaAACAACCTTGTACACTTCTACCCTTTGGGTAGGTACATCGGGGCCTATGAACATTGTGACGTGATGTTTTCTTCTCCCATTAGAACATGCCCTgtaaaaggttggggatttagctcagtggtagagcgcttgcctggcaagcgcaaggccctgggttcagtccccagctccaaaaaaaaaaaaaaaagaacatgccctgtagggctggagagatggctcagtggttaagagcactgacttctcttccagaggtcctgagttcaattcccagcacccacatggtggctcacaaccatctttaatgggatctgatgccttcttctgctgcATCTgcagacagcgacagtgtattcatataaataataaataaataaatctttagaacaTGTCCTGTTGTGTGAgccaggatcttttttttttttttttcttttttttttcggagctggggaccgaacccaggtcctcactgagctaaatccccaacccccgagccAGGATCTTATATATCATGTTAGACCAGAACTCTTGCCTCGACCTTCTAAATGATGGGATTACAGGTCCATGCCACCACTCTTGGCTCAGCTGCTATAACTTGACTCCGCCTCCAAGTCTGGTAGCTAAAGTAGGTGTGGCTGCCTGGCCCTCACCTCTGTCAGGAAGTTGATCTTGAAGCCAGTGGTCTTGTTGGTCTTGGGCTGTCCATCGTTGAGATAGTTACCCATGGCCAACACGAACTGTGGGAAGAAAAGTAGGGTGATCCGGTCCAGATGCTCATCCTGCCCCATCCCCATGCGTAGGTTCTGATCTCCTGGCTGGGAGCCCCAGGAGACAAAACGATCAGATTAAACGAACAGGGATGGGAAATGGCTTGACCTCCAGGATCTTGGCGAGTTTCCGGCTGTTTTTGAGCTCCAGAGACGCCTGTCGCAGGCACTCGAGGCTGCCTCGtatctcctctgtcttctcctgcAAGGTAGCCTGGAAGTGTAGACTGCGCAGGCGGGTCTTGTATTCAGGAACCGACAGCATCTGCAGGAAAGTCAGGGGCCAGGATTCATCCATTCCCCAGCCGGAACCTTCTACCCAGCCTGGGGAGTGAGTCCTCTGACAGATGAGCAAGGTACCCCTTAGGAAAAATTAGCACGATCCTGGGGACAGTCTGGTCGCGTCTGCCTTGATCTCAGGTGGGAACATGCCATCAAAGGAGTTAAAAGGGACTCAGAAGCCAGGGGCAGTCTTCAAGGGACCTGGACCAGAAAGCCAACTTCTGACTACAGAGGGAGCGCAGGGGAAAGCGCCCTAGCCATGGTGTAGTACCTGCAGGACGAACTGGTCCGGCTCACTGAGGCGACCGGGAGCCTCTCTGAAAGCCTGATATCGCTGTTCCTCATCGGCGTCCGGAGCGAAGAGCAGCAGCTGCGCCAGATGAGCAGGCTCCAGGCGCCGCGGCTCCATGCTCATGAGCACTTGCCGCAGCTCGCCAGGGGTCAGCTTCAGGTGCGCTAGGAGGATAGCTGAGGGAGGGGGAGTAGGGTGAGATGGGGGCGGGGACCTGGAGAGGGCGGGGCCCAAATTAGGTGGGGGGCAGcctcagggaagagaagggacttgATTCGGCGACGCTATTGGTAGGAGGATAGTGAGGAGGGGCCCAAGAGAAATACGTAGCAGAGAAGGGCGTGGCATAGGAGTAGCCAGAGACTAGGGTAGGGATCTGGGAGATTGACAGGAGAGGGGCGAGATCCCCCAAAACAGATACCTGGTAGATGGGTGAGACCTGTGGGCGGGGCGTGGAACTAGGAGGGACGCGAAGTTGACAATGTGATTGGAGGCAGGGCCAGGACTAAGGAACCCACTGTGGTGGGCGTGGCCAATAGAGGGTGTCTAGAAGTACACCTGAGTACAGATTGGGGATCCTGCTACCCTGAGAGCCGGCTTCTTTTAGTAGCCTAACCGACCCGTACCAGTCCCCACTCCTTAATTTCGATCTTCCCACCCCTTTGCCGATCTCAGCTTTCGTGTCCCTGAGGGCGGGGCCCCTAAAGCTTCTCACAGGTATTGTAGGCCTTCTTGTGGGACAAGATCTCCActacttccttcttcctgaagGGCTCGGGGCCAGGCACTGGCTCTGGAAGGGAAAACTGTACAGTTTAATGGGGAATGAGAGGCTAGACTAGGGCTGCGGTGGCAGGGCCAAGGGAGAGGTGTGGTCAAGGAactctcctcacccccaccccagcatgcATCACTTTAACTACATCAGCTCCAGGCATCCAAATTCCTCCTCATTCCTCATCCTTTCAGTCGTGGCCCCGCAGGTCCAGCCTAAGGCATTTAGCACTCGGCTTGTCTGACCCCACACTGCTGTCTCCCCACAGGCCCTCTTCCCTGCACCCCTCAGGCTGAACAATGAAAACCAACCACTTCCTGAGTTTGTGGTGCTTTTAAGAACTGACTACTGACTGCTTGGAGGCACACTCGACCACTACAGGGAAATACCTAGAAAGGACAAGGGCGAGAGGGAGACTGAAAAGGATGCTCATCCTATCATGGCTTTGTGACTTGGTGCAAGCTACCTAGCCTTTCTGGGCTGCCACATTAAGAAGTGAAAGCGGTTCCGAGATCTAGCTTGCAGGATGGTTAAGGGATTCACTCATGCAAGCAGGAGGGCTTGAAAGTTTGGAGACATAGTATCAAGAGGTGTTTGCTCTGGGAACCGGAAGctagaaggcagaaggcagctgGCAGCGTGGCTCACTTGGAGGTTTTTGGGTGCCGAAGTGGAGCTCCAGGTCCAGGTATTTTACCATGTCACTCAGCTTGTCATAGTCAGAGTCTTCCCCGAGCTGCAAAAGATCAATCATGAGACCGTCAGAGCAGGGAAAGTCCAGGCAACTAGCCTGCCTTTGTCCTCTGGAATCCATCCTGAGGACCCCCAAAGAGATAGGGTCCAGGAGGTCCAtgaggaaggcaagagcaagaggggGTGCAGGCGGGAAGCACTAGATAGAAACTGGATGTGTGCACACCCCTTTAATCGcagaactcaagaagcagaggtccctgtgaattccaggctagcctggtccacacagtgagacctggtctcaaaaaataaaaatagaaagggaggaaggaaggaaaaaataaaccggGGCCAAAAATAGAAAGGGGCTGAAGGAAGTGGAAGgaatgagttcaaatcccagcaaccacatggtggctcacaaccatctgtaaagagatccgatgccctcttctggtgtgtctgaagacaactacagtgtacttatatataataaagaatacTTCCTTAGGTAGAGGGCCTGaatgtggttcccagcacccacatctgacAGTTCACAACAGCTGCCAACCCCAGCTTCAGGGGTTGCTCTtactggcctctgagggcactcatgtgtgtgcgcgcacacacacacacacacacacacacacacacacacacacacacacacacgcacacacacacacagaaatgctgcATATTCCAAGTTATAACCTAAGAAACGAACTCCCCTTCTGGTCAGTAAGGCAGCTGTTCTTGGAACTCTATCCATGAAGAGGGAGGGTGATGGTGACATCCAAGAGGTCTCcttttgtgtgcacacatatgccagatgtgtacacatgtgtgaggaCAGTGGTAGACATCAGTTGTCTTTATCCTGtgctgccttttgtttttgtttttgttttttttttttttggttctttttttcggagctgggaaccgaacccagggccttgcgcttcctaggcaagcgctctaccactgagctaaatccccaacccttgtttttttttttttttaacatggatgCTGgatatttgaactcaggtcctcatgcttgaccagtaaatgctcttacccattgagctatctctttaGGTCCATCTACCCTATATTTTTGAGATCATCTCTTCATTAAACCTAGAGCTCTACCAATTGGTTAAATTAGCTGGCCAGCTTCAGGGGTCTGTCACCTAGGATACAGATGTACACCAGCATGTCCAGATTTTCACAGGGGTGTTGGGGTTCAAACTCGGGTCGTGACCCTTGCATGACAGGCATTATCCACTGAGAACAATCCTCCAACGCCCTTCTTCCCCCATGTTCAGATAAGggcttgctatgtaacccaggcaggccttgaactcatgatcctctttcCCCAGCCTACTGACTGCTGGATGactggtgtgtaccaccacaccctgcttgaGGATCTCCTTTGCAGGAAATGGGATCATCCCAGAACTGCCTCAGGCAGGCTGAGCTGATGTGAGGGGAGCTGAAGCTATGACAGGCCAGGAGCTGGACTCTAGACCGCAGGGCTGGGGTGGTTTATGCAGGCGGTGACCACCTGTGATGGCCCTGAGGCGCTTGGACTGGGGATGAGCTTAGGGCTGAGGGAAGAGAGACAAATAGAGAGACAGTCTCAGAACAAGGCTGCTGGGCAGGGATGCCTGGCAGGAAGGGTAGCCAGGTATGTTCAGCCTTGGTGACCAGAGAGGCGACACTGGAGAGCAAGCTTGTGGACTTACCTCAGGATGGTAGGAATATGGTCTCCAGGAACCCAAGATAAGAAGTTTTCCCTTCTCTTTGAGatttgtaggtcaggctggcctcaaactcactgtatagacaggactggccttggacttctgaccctcctgctttcacctcccaagccttgggattacagacatgcagtATGATGCCTGATTTATGTGCTGGGAGTGGAATCCAGGACCTTAAGCATCAGAAGCCAGCTCTGtactgctgagccacaccccctAGTCCCAGCCCCTGAGGAGAGGCACAGGCCTTTCTTGCTAGGGTAGaatctatgtagcccaggttagcctcaaagttgaactcacagcaatcctcttgcctcagcctcctaagtgctggaattatgggcaTGAGCCACTCCACCTAGCTTACCAGCACTTTGgggggtgctgaggcaggaggattgccacgaGTAAGAGAGGTAGTTCAGGGGCAATGGGTTTTGCAGGAGGGCAGGGTGGTATTTCCAGAACTCCCCACTGTGCTTTTGGCTTGGAGATACCGTGGTCACTTCTCTTCTCAGGGAGAGAAGGACCAAGGAATATTCTAGTTGCTGTTAGAAGAGGCcagggactggtgagatggctcagcagctaaagtTGCTTTCACTAGtttgatgacctgggttcaatccctggggtTTAtgtgatgaaataaataaatgctgccctttgacctctacacCCATGCCCCCCCCCAACttaataaatgcaattttttctttctttctttttttttttttcggagctggggaccgaacccagggccttgcgctggctaggcaagtgctctaccactgagctaaatccccaaccccaataaatgcaatttttaaaaaagactaaggaagaggaggaggaggaagaggaggaggaggaggaggaggaggagggggaggaggaggagcctgagaTCAGGAAGATGGATCTTGCCTTTTACGTTACTGTCTAGACCATTCACCCAGTTGAGAGAGCCACCGGTCCCCAGGCCACCTACCTGACCCCAGATGGTGCCTTCTGAGTTCTCCACCTGTTCCCAGCGTAAGCGCTTGACGCTCATGTGGCTGGTCTCGCTGCGGCGGTGGCCCACGCCTCGGGATATCATGGGGGGTGCACAGGGCACAGGTGGCGGtagagggggtgggggcgggggtgggactGGATGGCTGATCTGGGTGAGGGGTTTGGTCAATGACTGAGGGGGACCTCGGGGACCATCGGAGGTTCGGGAGCCGGGTTTGGGGTCGTGGAAAGGCAGGGGCGGTGGCGGCGGGGGGctgagcgggggtggggggatgtggTCCGAGATGGAGGAGTAGGTCAGAGAACTGCCCTCCTCGCTGCTGCTGACACACTCGCTAGCGCTGCTCCTCTCATTGGTCACAAAGCTGCCCTGATCATCATGGAAGCTCATCTGCCCCGGGGGAAAGCAAGTGGGAAGTGAGGCTGGAGCCCTGCAGCCTGGAGCCCGGGTCAAGTGCGGAAACGAGGGGGAAGCAAGAGAAGCCAGGGGCCAGGATAGCAGTCCCATACCTCAGCCTGAGGTTGTGAATGGGATAGCCTGAGGTGCATGGAGGACAGATTGGGACAAAGAATGGGCTGGCCTAAGACACAGTACATATATGGGGGTAGCCTTAGGGAAAAGATAGGATATCCCCAGGAAAAAGCACAGAAGTGATTTTTGCCCCGTGGCTGTGAGCTGGGTATCCTAAGATGACAAATGGGGTAACCTGAGGTAAAATATGTACAATAGCCTCAGGCAAGGGTGGGATAAGTATGAACAGAGAATAACTTGGGGTAGCTCCAGGCACGGACTGGGGTAGCCTGTCATAGACCAGCACAGACTGAAGCAGGTTTTGAAGCAGTTTGAGGCAGTCTGCAGTGAAACAGGCCTCCTGCAGACTTTCTGGGGGACCCCGTAGCTCTATAGACCTCCACCCCTGACTGTCTACGCCCACTCGCATGCCCACCTCCTCATAGTCATTCTCAGGTGTCAGGAAGTCATCCACAATGGTGACGCGGGGGCCCAGCTGCTCGCTCAGCACATCCAGGAAGCGATCTGTGTCTCGGCTCCGCACGGGGCGCGAGAAGGCGAAGAGCTTCCTGCGACTGGGCGGCCGGATGGGGTCTGGGCTTGGGGGGCTGTCGGGGTGGATGGATCCAAGGCCTGGCTGTGGGGAGGGCGCTCTGCTGCTGTCCAGGCTGGCGTAGGGGTGGGACTCCGAGCTGCTGGGAGAGGCCAGACCCCCAGAGCACAGCGGATCATAGCAGGGGGAAGGCAGGAGCCGGTCACTGGGCCATGAGACTCCAGACAGGGTCCTGGGCCCTTGAttggtggtggaaggagaggaagccTATCAGCCAGTGCCCAGTAGGGCGTAGAACAGTGCGTTGGGGCTGTCGGTCCTAAGCCGTGCTTTCTTTCTGTGCTATCTCTCGGCTTCATTTCATGCCATACCCTAGCTCATCTGGGAACGTATCTCAAAGGCCTCAGACCCATGACGAATTCTCAGGTAGGCTTCAGGCAAGGGTCGTGAGGCTTCACCCCTGCCCAGCAAAGCTCAGAAGGATGGGTGTGTTCCATCAGTcatccctgccctccctcccccactccccacccccacgctttttttttttttcagtagtggAGACCAAAGCCTTGCATATTCCAAGCAAGTGCCATTTGGTTATATCTATATCTCC includes:
- the Grid2ip gene encoding delphilin isoform X2, with amino-acid sequence MSCLGIFIPKKHRARFDEVVSQGLLGKLCRARRAQGAQRLRRSRSEERPERLLVSTRASAAPRRPDEPPPRKAASLLGGRTGPGGPRRTVRVYKGNKSFGFTLRGHGPVWIESVLPGSPAENASLKSGDRILFLNGLDMRNCSHDKVVSMLQGSGAMPTLVVEEGPVPFASDSDSLDSPTRASALTSLQWVADILPSSIRVQGRTFSQQLDHLLTPPERYGVCRALESFFQHRNIDTLIVDVYPVLDTPAKQVLWQFLYQLLTYEEQELCQEKIACFLGYTAMTEPESSLDLEPESTPEPTPEPQPRSSLRASSMCRRSLRSQGLEASHSCGPGDCSEMPLPLIPGERQAGDGTSLPETPNPKMMSAVYAELESRLNSGFKGKIGTVSKSRASPPVPSLVGTSGPRTLSGVSWPSDRLLPSPCYDPLCSGGLASPSSSESHPYASLDSSRAPSPQPGLGSIHPDSPPSPDPIRPPSRRKLFAFSRPVRSRDTDRFLDVLSEQLGPRVTIVDDFLTPENDYEEMSFHDDQGSFVTNERSSASECVSSSEEGSSLTYSSISDHIPPPPLSPPPPPPLPFHDPKPGSRTSDGPRGPPQSLTKPLTQISHPVPPPPPPPLPPPVPCAPPMISRGVGHRRSETSHMSVKRLRWEQVENSEGTIWGQLGEDSDYDKLSDMVKYLDLELHFGTQKPPKPVPGPEPFRKKEVVEILSHKKAYNTSILLAHLKLTPGELRQVLMSMEPRRLEPAHLAQLLLFAPDADEEQRYQAFREAPGRLSEPDQFVLQMLSVPEYKTRLRSLHFQATLQEKTEEIRGSLECLRQASLELKNSRKLAKILEFVLAMGNYLNDGQPKTNKTTGFKINFLTELNSTKTVDGKSTFLHILAKSLSQHFPELLGFAQDLPTVPLAAKVNQRALTGDLADLHDTVSEIQVACQSMVPSSEDRFAVVMTSFLETAQPALRALDGLQREAMEELGKALAFFGEDSKATTSEAFFGIFSEFMSKFERALSDLQAGDGPRSSGMVSPLAW
- the Grid2ip gene encoding delphilin isoform X1 produces the protein MGKDQGFSRHFRIFIPKKHRARFDEVVSQGLLGKLCRARRAQGAQRLRRSRSEERPERLLVSTRASAAPRRPDEPPPRKAASLLGGRTGPGGPRRTVRVYKGNKSFGFTLRGHGPVWIESVLPGSPAENASLKSGDRILFLNGLDMRNCSHDKVVSMLQGSGAMPTLVVEEGPVPFASDSDSLDSPTRASALTSLQWVADILPSSIRVQGRTFSQQLDHLLTPPERYGVCRALESFFQHRNIDTLIVDVYPVLDTPAKQVLWQFLYQLLTYEEQELCQEKIACFLGYTAMTEPESSLDLEPESTPEPTPEPQPRSSLRASSMCRRSLRSQGLEASHSCGPGDCSEMPLPLIPGERQAGDGTSLPETPNPKMMSAVYAELESRLNSGFKGKIGTVSKSRASPPVPSLVGTSGPRTLSGVSWPSDRLLPSPCYDPLCSGGLASPSSSESHPYASLDSSRAPSPQPGLGSIHPDSPPSPDPIRPPSRRKLFAFSRPVRSRDTDRFLDVLSEQLGPRVTIVDDFLTPENDYEEMSFHDDQGSFVTNERSSASECVSSSEEGSSLTYSSISDHIPPPPLSPPPPPPLPFHDPKPGSRTSDGPRGPPQSLTKPLTQISHPVPPPPPPPLPPPVPCAPPMISRGVGHRRSETSHMSVKRLRWEQVENSEGTIWGQLGEDSDYDKLSDMVKYLDLELHFGTQKPPKPVPGPEPFRKKEVVEILSHKKAYNTSILLAHLKLTPGELRQVLMSMEPRRLEPAHLAQLLLFAPDADEEQRYQAFREAPGRLSEPDQFVLQMLSVPEYKTRLRSLHFQATLQEKTEEIRGSLECLRQASLELKNSRKLAKILEFVLAMGNYLNDGQPKTNKTTGFKINFLTELNSTKTVDGKSTFLHILAKSLSQHFPELLGFAQDLPTVPLAAKVNQRALTGDLADLHDTVSEIQVACQSMVPSSEDRFAVVMTSFLETAQPALRALDGLQREAMEELGKALAFFGEDSKATTSEAFFGIFSEFMSKFERALSDLQAGDGPRSSGMVSPLAW